Part of the Benincasa hispida cultivar B227 chromosome 11, ASM972705v1, whole genome shotgun sequence genome, ttcatcaatattaaaattaattttgaaaatttactttataattattttaaatttgtttaatagacattttttctccaataacaaaaaaaaaatgagtatttaataaaattcgaTATTAAAAGTGTATATCTTGAAATATGTggattaattgaaattaaacttaaaatttaaagactaaaatcataatatttaaaaacttaagtaaactcaaaatttaaatattaaaaatgtaatattttaaaatttaaacaagtgAAAATAATTTTCGAAACTTGGAAggcaaaaagtttttttttttcaaaataactattataataataataaaacaaataatcgCGATGAATACGGAAAGAATTAATCTCGTTGACCTTTTAAAAACCTTATTTATTGCGCTTCAGCTTATCATTCCTGATCTCTTCATCGCCAATCACAACTTCAATACGCAAATAAAAACAGAGCAGAGAAATGCTGAAGCAACATTTCAGCCACCGCCACCCACTGGCCGCCGTGACGGTGGTGGAGGACGACGGAACGATCTGCTCCGGCTGCGAATTCCGACTTTCCGGCGCCGCCTACAAGTGCACAAAGCCCAAATGCGAATTCCACCTCCACGACCTCTGTTTCGCCCTTCCGCCGGAGATCCACCACCCCTCTCACCCAAAACACCCCCTCATACTCGCCGGATCTTCGCCGTACGTCGGCGGGGAGTTCGCCTGCGATGCGTGCGGCGACGTGGGCTCCGGCTTCATCTACCGGTGCCCACGATGCCAGTTTGATCTCCATATCCACTGCGCCACCTTGCCGGAGACGGTGGCCGGAAAAAACCACGAGCACCCGCTCCGGCTTGAGTTCCAGTTTAAGGGGAAGGGATTTTGCTGCGGTGTTTGTGAGGGAGGTTTTGGAAATGGGTGTTGGGTTTATTACTGTAGGGTTTGTGATTTTGGGGTTCATGTTCACTGTTTTGTGgctgaagatgaagatgaagaaatggAATGATTTTGATGGAGATGAATTTGGTTGGTCTTTCTTTTTTACTC contains:
- the LOC120091443 gene encoding uncharacterized protein LOC120091443, which gives rise to MLKQHFSHRHPLAAVTVVEDDGTICSGCEFRLSGAAYKCTKPKCEFHLHDLCFALPPEIHHPSHPKHPLILAGSSPYVGGEFACDACGDVGSGFIYRCPRCQFDLHIHCATLPETVAGKNHEHPLRLEFQFKGKGFCCGVCEGGFGNGCWVYYCRVCDFGVHVHCFVAEDEDEEME